In Natronospira bacteriovora, a single window of DNA contains:
- the wrbA gene encoding NAD(P)H:quinone oxidoreductase → MTKILILYYSRHGSVAGLARQIARGVSAVQGAEAVLRTVPPVSATTEATTPPVPESGPPYAEHEDLRNCDGLILGSPTRFGNMAAPLKYFLDGTAGLWLKGTLVDKPAAVFTSTGSLHGGQETTLTSMMLPLLHHGMLITGIPYTETALNTTRSGGSPYGASHFAGSDGDQAQTDEEETLARALGERVARLARTLKEGRS, encoded by the coding sequence ATGACGAAAATCCTGATCCTCTACTACAGTCGCCACGGCAGCGTGGCCGGACTGGCCCGCCAGATCGCCCGAGGGGTCTCCGCGGTGCAGGGTGCCGAAGCCGTCCTGCGCACGGTGCCGCCGGTGTCAGCCACGACCGAAGCCACCACCCCACCGGTGCCCGAATCGGGTCCGCCCTACGCCGAGCATGAGGATCTTCGCAACTGTGATGGCCTCATTCTGGGTTCCCCGACCCGCTTCGGAAACATGGCCGCCCCCCTGAAGTATTTCCTGGACGGTACGGCCGGCCTCTGGCTCAAGGGCACTCTGGTCGACAAGCCCGCCGCGGTATTCACCTCCACGGGAAGCCTGCACGGCGGGCAGGAGACCACTCTGACCAGCATGATGCTGCCCCTGCTCCATCATGGCATGCTGATTACCGGCATCCCCTATACGGAGACCGCGCTGAACACCACGCGCAGCGGTGGCAGCCCCTACGGGGCCAGTCACTTTGCCGGCAGTGATGGCGACCAGGCACAGACGGACGAGGAAGAGACCCTGGCCAGGGCGCTGGGAGAACGGGTGGCGCGCCTGGCCCGGACATTGAAGGAAGGACGATCATGA
- the purM gene encoding phosphoribosylformylglycinamidine cyclo-ligase: MSSKRPLSYRDAGVDIDAGNELVRRIGSAVAATRREGVVTGLGGFGGLFELPAGYRKPVLVSGTDGVGTKLRLALDLNRHDTVGIDLVAMCVNDIVVTGAEPLFFLDYYATGHLDVDVAEAVVRGIARGCEQAGAALIGGETAEMPGMYGDGDYDLAGFSVGIVEKDDIIDGSRIREGDAVLGLASSGVHSNGFSLVRKILEREGDVSDVHVDGVPLAEALLAPTRIYVRPLLTLFKAQTVGGVAHITGGGLTENIPRVLPEGLGVDLDPAAWELPPLFQWLQEKGGVETPEMRRTFNCGIGMVVIVPEAEADSAAETLRQAGETVHRIGRVVAEREGVHYL, from the coding sequence ATGAGCAGCAAGCGTCCCCTCAGTTACCGCGACGCCGGCGTGGATATTGATGCCGGCAACGAACTCGTCCGCCGCATCGGCAGTGCCGTGGCCGCCACTCGCCGTGAAGGCGTGGTCACCGGCCTGGGCGGCTTCGGTGGCCTGTTCGAGCTGCCCGCAGGCTACCGCAAGCCGGTGCTCGTCTCGGGGACGGACGGTGTCGGCACCAAATTGCGCCTGGCCCTGGACCTGAACCGCCACGACACGGTGGGCATCGATCTCGTGGCCATGTGTGTCAACGACATCGTGGTGACCGGAGCCGAGCCATTGTTCTTCCTCGACTATTATGCCACCGGCCATCTGGACGTGGATGTGGCCGAGGCGGTAGTTCGGGGCATTGCCCGTGGTTGTGAGCAGGCCGGCGCCGCGCTGATCGGCGGCGAGACGGCGGAAATGCCGGGCATGTACGGAGACGGTGATTATGATCTGGCCGGCTTCTCCGTCGGTATCGTGGAAAAGGACGACATCATCGACGGCAGCCGCATCCGTGAGGGCGATGCGGTGCTGGGCCTGGCCTCCTCCGGCGTGCATTCCAATGGATTCTCCCTGGTGCGCAAGATTCTGGAGCGGGAGGGCGACGTGAGCGATGTACACGTGGATGGCGTGCCACTCGCCGAGGCGCTGCTGGCCCCCACCCGCATCTACGTCCGTCCCCTGCTCACCCTGTTCAAGGCCCAGACCGTGGGCGGCGTGGCACACATCACCGGCGGCGGCCTGACGGAGAACATCCCCCGGGTTCTGCCCGAAGGCCTGGGCGTGGATCTTGATCCCGCCGCCTGGGAGCTGCCCCCACTGTTCCAGTGGTTGCAGGAAAAGGGCGGTGTGGAAACCCCCGAAATGCGCCGGACCTTCAACTGCGGCATCGGCATGGTGGTGATCGTGCCCGAGGCCGAAGCCGATTCGGCCGCCGAGACCCTGCGGCAGGCCGGTGAAACCGTGCACCGCATCGGCCGGGTAGTGGCTGAACGGGAAGGCGTGCACTACCTCTGA
- the hda gene encoding DnaA regulatory inactivator Hda, whose product MSQDELPAGGEQLPLGIELSVESRLEDFFQGDNVAAVSASRAMAAGEMTGCLFLAGPPASGKTHLLQGSCHHAHALKRQAAYLPLRQPALRSPDLLAGWESFELVCIDDLETVAGLRDWERALFRLFEGLKEQGGGLLVTAAALPGGLGLALPDLASRLASGPVYQLASLDDEDRVRALKKRLAQRGLALPDDSARWLMRRARRDMHTLMDLADRLDRLSLSAQRRLTIPFLREVLPEASD is encoded by the coding sequence GTGAGTCAGGACGAGCTACCCGCAGGGGGAGAGCAGCTGCCACTCGGTATCGAGCTGTCCGTGGAAAGTCGCCTGGAAGATTTTTTCCAGGGTGACAACGTGGCCGCCGTGTCGGCCAGCCGCGCCATGGCGGCCGGTGAAATGACGGGTTGTCTCTTTCTGGCCGGGCCACCGGCCAGTGGCAAGACGCATCTTTTGCAGGGCAGCTGTCACCATGCTCATGCCCTGAAGCGGCAGGCCGCCTACCTTCCTCTTCGTCAGCCTGCCCTGCGATCGCCAGATCTGCTGGCGGGATGGGAATCCTTCGAACTGGTCTGCATCGATGATCTGGAAACCGTGGCCGGGCTGCGAGACTGGGAACGGGCCCTGTTCCGTCTCTTTGAAGGACTCAAGGAGCAGGGTGGCGGGCTTCTGGTGACGGCCGCCGCTCTGCCTGGCGGGCTTGGGCTCGCCCTGCCGGATCTGGCCTCTCGCCTGGCCTCCGGCCCGGTCTATCAGTTGGCTTCCCTGGACGACGAAGACCGTGTCCGGGCGCTGAAAAAGCGCCTGGCACAGCGCGGACTGGCGCTGCCGGACGACAGCGCGCGCTGGTTGATGCGTCGGGCCCGCCGCGACATGCATACCCTGATGGATCTGGCCGATCGCCTTGATCGCCTGTCCCTCAGCGCCCAGCGTCGCCTGACCATCCCCTTCCTGCGCGAAGTGCTGCCCGAGGCATCGGACTAG
- the dcd gene encoding dCTP deaminase, translating to MSIKSDRWIKRMAEQEGMIEPFEPGQVKTNGSDRLISYGTSSYGYDVRCSRHFKIFTNINSAIVDPKEFDDKSFVDVESDVCIIPPNSFALASTVEYFRIPRSVLTICLGKSTYARCGIIVNVTPLEPEWEGHVTLEFSNTTPLPAKIYANEGVAQMLFLESDEVCEVSYKDRGGKYQGQRGVTLPKA from the coding sequence GTGAGTATCAAGTCGGATCGCTGGATCAAGCGCATGGCAGAACAGGAAGGCATGATCGAGCCCTTCGAGCCCGGGCAGGTCAAGACCAATGGCAGCGATCGCCTGATTTCCTACGGCACCTCCAGCTATGGCTACGATGTCCGCTGCTCACGGCATTTCAAGATCTTCACCAACATCAACTCGGCCATCGTTGACCCCAAGGAATTCGATGACAAGAGTTTCGTGGACGTGGAGTCGGACGTCTGCATCATTCCGCCCAACTCCTTTGCCCTGGCCAGCACGGTGGAATACTTCCGCATTCCCCGCAGTGTGCTGACCATCTGCCTGGGCAAGTCCACCTACGCCCGCTGCGGCATCATCGTCAATGTCACGCCCCTTGAGCCCGAATGGGAAGGGCATGTGACCCTGGAGTTCTCCAACACCACGCCCCTGCCGGCCAAGATCTATGCCAACGAGGGCGTGGCCCAGATGCTGTTCCTGGAATCCGACGAGGTCTGCGAGGTGTCCTACAAGGATCGCGGCGGGAAATACCAGGGCCAGCGCGGGGTGACGCTACCTAAGGCGTAG
- a CDS encoding DUF2069 domain-containing protein, which yields MNALKRARAICAGCALLLALNWGLWYGVVAPSDDLGIGLAIVGMAPLILLIPGMLQGKVLPTAVLGFLSLFYLAHGFTELVANPAVRVLASASTLLALLLFLSASHSLRIQSLHRPE from the coding sequence ATGAATGCACTCAAACGCGCCCGTGCCATCTGCGCCGGCTGCGCCCTGCTGCTGGCGCTCAACTGGGGCCTCTGGTACGGGGTGGTCGCCCCGTCGGACGATCTGGGCATCGGCCTGGCCATCGTGGGCATGGCACCGCTGATCCTGCTGATTCCGGGCATGCTGCAAGGCAAGGTTCTGCCCACGGCCGTGCTGGGTTTTCTTTCCCTGTTCTACCTGGCACACGGCTTCACGGAACTGGTGGCAAATCCGGCCGTACGGGTGCTGGCCAGCGCTTCCACCCTGCTCGCCCTGCTGCTCTTCCTGTCAGCCAGTCACAGCCTGAGAATCCAGAGCCTGCATCGGCCGGAATAA
- a CDS encoding CDP-alcohol phosphatidyltransferase family protein: MSLRWLPNALSVARLILIVPMLLLLFAEQYLLTLILFAIAGISDGVDGWLAKRFGWQTRLGAVLDAAADKLMIAAVFIALGWKGLVPVWLVVLIFVRDLWIVLGAWYNRHHLADFEVRPFLTSKINTAVQVCFVLLVIADAAWPFLTPALKSGAVAVAALSVVVSGLDYLQDWMRQMKKARQGEA; this comes from the coding sequence ATGTCCCTGCGCTGGCTGCCCAACGCCCTGAGTGTGGCCCGATTGATCCTGATCGTGCCCATGCTGCTGCTGCTGTTTGCCGAGCAGTACCTTCTGACACTGATCCTGTTTGCCATCGCGGGCATCTCCGACGGCGTGGATGGCTGGCTGGCCAAGCGATTCGGCTGGCAGACCCGGCTTGGCGCTGTCCTGGATGCCGCCGCCGACAAGCTCATGATCGCCGCGGTTTTCATCGCCCTTGGTTGGAAGGGGCTGGTGCCCGTTTGGCTGGTGGTACTGATTTTCGTGCGCGATCTCTGGATCGTGCTGGGTGCCTGGTACAACCGCCATCACCTGGCTGACTTTGAAGTCCGTCCCTTTCTCACCAGCAAGATCAATACCGCCGTCCAGGTCTGCTTCGTGCTGCTGGTGATTGCCGATGCCGCCTGGCCTTTCCTGACGCCGGCTCTGAAATCCGGAGCGGTGGCCGTTGCCGCCCTGTCAGTGGTGGTCAGCGGTCTGGATTATCTGCAGGACTGGATGCGGCAGATGAAGAAGGCGCGTCAGGGGGAGGCGTGA
- a CDS encoding DUF3108 domain-containing protein gives MISRRLAVFLLPLLLSTALWPMAGSASERAFEAEYRAFYGSMRGATTRFWLESAGDDEWLWQSRSEPAGMVSMFRDDIVTERSRFRVSNEGLQPLSYRYHHQYRGDTRRERTLNFNWNRQEVRFDDDGDTGTLPLKNGSLDRFLAQYALMRDLARGERPERYLIVYRDEAFEQDLRYQGEERVRTRAGRFSTVKVAMEDEDSDRKLVVWMAPELGYLPVRLEQREPGETTVRMELESTNRQMR, from the coding sequence ATGATCAGCCGACGCCTTGCCGTATTCCTGCTGCCCCTGCTGCTGAGCACCGCCCTCTGGCCCATGGCCGGCAGTGCCAGTGAGCGGGCCTTTGAAGCCGAGTATCGGGCCTTCTATGGATCCATGCGGGGGGCGACCACCCGTTTCTGGCTGGAATCGGCCGGTGACGATGAATGGTTGTGGCAGTCTCGCAGCGAGCCGGCCGGCATGGTGTCCATGTTCCGGGACGACATCGTCACCGAGCGCTCCCGCTTCCGGGTCAGCAATGAAGGGCTGCAGCCGCTGAGCTACCGCTACCACCATCAGTACCGTGGTGACACCCGGCGGGAACGGACACTGAACTTCAACTGGAATCGTCAGGAAGTGCGTTTCGATGATGACGGCGACACGGGCACGCTGCCGCTGAAGAATGGCAGCCTGGATCGCTTCCTGGCCCAGTACGCCCTGATGCGGGATCTGGCTCGCGGTGAACGGCCGGAACGCTATCTCATCGTCTATCGGGACGAGGCCTTCGAGCAGGACCTGCGCTACCAGGGCGAGGAACGGGTACGCACCCGCGCCGGGCGCTTCAGCACCGTCAAGGTGGCCATGGAAGACGAGGATTCCGACCGCAAGCTGGTGGTCTGGATGGCCCCGGAGCTGGGCTATCTGCCGGTGCGCCTGGAACAGCGCGAACCCGGCGAAACCACCGTCCGCATGGAACTGGAAAGCACCAACCGGCAAATGCGGTAA
- the arsC gene encoding arsenate reductase (glutaredoxin) (This arsenate reductase requires both glutathione and glutaredoxin to convert arsenate to arsenite, after which the efflux transporter formed by ArsA and ArsB can extrude the arsenite from the cell, providing resistance.), with protein sequence MPVTIYHNPRCSKSRQTLELIRDAGFQPQIIEYMNSPPSVDTLRDLLTKLGLGAADLVRRNEAAFREMGLSSASEETLLEAMSREPKLIQRPIVVRGRQARLGRPPEDVLEILE encoded by the coding sequence ATGCCGGTAACCATTTACCATAACCCGCGTTGCTCAAAATCAAGGCAGACGCTGGAGCTTATTCGTGACGCCGGATTTCAACCGCAGATCATCGAGTACATGAACTCACCACCCTCGGTGGACACCTTGCGGGATCTGCTCACGAAACTGGGGCTCGGAGCCGCCGATCTGGTCCGTCGCAACGAGGCCGCCTTCCGGGAAATGGGCCTGTCCTCCGCCAGCGAGGAAACGTTACTTGAAGCCATGAGTCGGGAGCCGAAACTGATCCAGCGTCCCATCGTGGTAAGAGGTCGCCAGGCCAGGCTGGGGCGCCCCCCGGAAGACGTGCTGGAAATTCTGGAGTAA
- a CDS encoding LysM peptidoglycan-binding domain-containing protein: MIKLSRKHAAILAIAAAMAVGCQTAPDEPEVDEQARDMARQAIDDAQAIIASAEEPCTDVGNAGDYLSQAEAAEAEGNFEEAQELAERAARVAQEAQDECYAEKAAEYIEKAKTFTNMTADQRDRLRRAESAYDAGNYRDAYETARALVSELKAATMNYRVERGDSLWRISGKSDVYGDPYQWPLIFRANRDKIEDADLIYPDQEFKVYKHPTQAEKDKAVDHARNRGAWQIGRVEDSDRRYLREAGSR, from the coding sequence ATGATCAAGCTTTCCCGCAAGCATGCCGCGATTCTGGCGATCGCCGCCGCCATGGCGGTGGGCTGCCAGACTGCTCCGGATGAGCCGGAGGTTGACGAGCAGGCCCGTGACATGGCCCGTCAGGCCATTGATGATGCACAGGCCATCATTGCATCCGCCGAAGAGCCCTGCACCGACGTGGGTAACGCCGGGGACTATCTGTCCCAGGCCGAAGCCGCCGAAGCCGAGGGTAACTTCGAGGAGGCACAGGAACTGGCCGAGCGTGCCGCCCGGGTTGCCCAGGAAGCCCAGGACGAGTGCTACGCTGAGAAGGCCGCTGAGTACATCGAGAAGGCCAAGACCTTCACCAACATGACGGCTGATCAGCGTGATCGTCTGCGCCGGGCTGAGAGTGCCTACGATGCCGGCAACTACCGTGATGCCTACGAAACCGCACGTGCCCTGGTGTCCGAGCTGAAAGCCGCCACCATGAACTATCGTGTGGAGCGCGGTGACAGCCTGTGGCGCATTTCCGGCAAGTCCGACGTCTACGGCGACCCCTACCAGTGGCCGCTGATCTTCCGCGCCAACCGCGACAAGATCGAAGACGCCGACCTGATCTACCCGGATCAGGAGTTCAAGGTCTACAAGCACCCGACCCAGGCCGAGAAAGACAAGGCCGTTGACCATGCCCGCAACCGCGGTGCCTGGCAGATTGGCCGGGTGGAAGACTCCGACCGTCGCTACCTGCGTGAAGCCGGTAGCCGGTAA
- a CDS encoding DUF2066 domain-containing protein, whose protein sequence is MNLLTDLRQWIGLLALCVLLVPPAPAAEVSGAALYEARVVVDDRSREARSEGIRSAGITVLTRITGERYPELHGELGPIVDRLEGLVERFRFESGDDGELALWVRFDPDAMDRQVRESGHPLWGRERPRTLVWLALRDGGNRSVLTEDEARERAPVLLEAARERGLPLLFPLMDLSDRGQVDFADIWAGFDEQVLEASGRYGPNAILIGRVDRLGGDGWSARWTLYQPDGVVRWRSSPQARHLALGDGIHETADRLAMRFAVAAATGGGDGLRLRIRGLDELEDYVAVERYLQGLTPVERIRLESLERDTAIFIVEARGGLRSLEQAIELGDRLVRVDPSDQRNREQGAMIELSPVEALPTYRLR, encoded by the coding sequence ATGAATCTGCTAACTGACCTTCGTCAATGGATTGGCCTTCTGGCCCTGTGCGTTCTCCTCGTTCCCCCGGCTCCGGCGGCTGAGGTGAGCGGTGCGGCGCTGTATGAGGCGCGCGTGGTGGTGGATGATCGCAGCCGCGAGGCTCGGTCCGAGGGCATCCGCTCGGCCGGCATCACGGTGCTCACCCGCATCACCGGTGAACGCTATCCGGAGCTGCACGGTGAACTCGGCCCCATCGTGGATCGCCTGGAAGGGCTGGTGGAGCGATTCCGCTTTGAATCCGGAGACGATGGGGAACTGGCCTTGTGGGTGCGTTTCGATCCGGATGCCATGGATCGTCAGGTGCGCGAAAGCGGCCACCCCCTGTGGGGTCGGGAACGCCCGCGTACTCTGGTCTGGTTGGCGCTGCGTGACGGCGGTAATCGCAGCGTACTGACCGAGGATGAAGCCCGTGAACGCGCCCCCGTGCTGCTGGAAGCGGCGCGCGAGCGTGGTCTGCCCCTTTTGTTTCCCCTGATGGATCTGAGCGACCGCGGTCAGGTGGATTTCGCGGATATCTGGGCCGGGTTCGATGAGCAGGTGCTGGAAGCGTCGGGGCGGTATGGCCCCAATGCCATCCTGATCGGGCGCGTGGATCGTCTGGGTGGTGACGGCTGGAGTGCCCGCTGGACGCTGTATCAGCCGGATGGTGTGGTGCGCTGGCGGAGTTCGCCCCAGGCGCGCCATCTCGCCCTCGGCGACGGTATCCATGAGACGGCCGACAGGCTTGCCATGCGTTTCGCCGTGGCGGCCGCCACCGGGGGCGGCGATGGCCTGCGCCTGCGCATTCGCGGCCTTGATGAACTGGAAGATTACGTCGCGGTGGAACGTTACCTTCAGGGGCTGACGCCGGTGGAGCGGATCCGCCTGGAATCCCTTGAGCGGGATACCGCCATATTCATCGTCGAGGCACGCGGTGGTTTGCGTAGCCTGGAACAGGCCATCGAGCTCGGTGATCGCCTCGTACGGGTGGATCCGTCCGATCAGCGGAACCGCGAGCAGGGAGCCATGATCGAGCTCAGCCCTGTCGAGGCCTTGCCCACCTACCGCCTGCGCTAA
- the apbC gene encoding iron-sulfur cluster carrier protein ApbC, translating into MSREILDRLEPLLADFDDPILGRALTGARVTVETESPLALRLTLGYPAAGIREPLAEAVADWLGNRLGEPAAVEIDWDIASHAVQGSLRPMAGVKNIIAVASGKGGVGKSTTTANLALALAAEGASVAVLDADIYGPSQPQMLGASGRPTTRDGKTMQPLEAHGLKIMSVGFLMDPEQPMVWRGPMVTQALNQLISDTDWGEVDYLLVDMPPGTGDIQLTLAQRVPVSGAVIVTTPQEISLLDARKGLKMFQKVDVRVLGIVENMSTHVCSQCGHEEHVFGEGGGQRLAAQFDTPLLGSLPLDPRIREEVDSGRPTVAVEPAGAVAQRYRDMARRMARELATQGGEAEAAFPTISVVDD; encoded by the coding sequence ATGAGCCGCGAGATTCTTGATCGCTTGGAGCCCCTGCTGGCCGATTTCGACGACCCCATCCTGGGCCGGGCCCTGACCGGCGCGCGGGTGACGGTGGAGACTGAATCCCCGCTCGCCCTGCGCCTGACCCTGGGTTACCCGGCCGCCGGAATCCGTGAGCCCCTGGCCGAGGCGGTCGCCGACTGGCTGGGAAATCGGCTGGGTGAGCCCGCCGCTGTCGAGATCGATTGGGATATTGCCAGTCATGCCGTGCAAGGCAGCCTGCGGCCCATGGCCGGGGTGAAGAACATCATTGCCGTGGCCTCCGGCAAGGGCGGGGTGGGCAAGTCCACCACCACCGCCAATCTGGCCCTGGCCCTGGCCGCCGAGGGTGCCTCCGTGGCCGTGCTGGATGCGGATATCTACGGGCCGAGCCAGCCCCAGATGCTGGGCGCCAGCGGCCGGCCCACCACCCGCGATGGCAAGACCATGCAGCCGCTGGAGGCCCATGGCCTGAAGATCATGTCGGTGGGCTTTCTGATGGATCCCGAGCAGCCCATGGTCTGGCGCGGCCCCATGGTCACTCAGGCCCTGAATCAGCTGATCAGTGATACCGACTGGGGCGAGGTGGATTACCTGCTGGTGGACATGCCGCCTGGCACCGGTGACATCCAGCTGACCCTGGCCCAGCGGGTGCCGGTCAGCGGCGCCGTGATCGTCACCACGCCCCAGGAGATTTCCCTGCTGGATGCCCGCAAGGGCCTGAAGATGTTCCAGAAGGTGGACGTCAGGGTGCTGGGCATCGTGGAGAACATGAGCACCCATGTCTGCAGCCAGTGCGGTCATGAAGAGCACGTCTTCGGTGAAGGAGGCGGCCAGCGCCTGGCGGCCCAGTTCGACACCCCCCTGCTTGGCAGCCTGCCGCTGGACCCGCGCATTCGCGAGGAAGTGGACAGCGGACGGCCCACCGTGGCCGTGGAGCCGGCGGGTGCGGTCGCTCAGCGTTATCGGGACATGGCCCGGCGCATGGCCCGTGAACTGGCCACCCAGGGTGGGGAAGCGGAAGCGGCTTTTCCCACTATCTCAGTCGTGGACGACTGA
- the purN gene encoding phosphoribosylglycinamide formyltransferase, translated as MGSRSAKPRLAVLLSGQGSTYAAIQAACDSGACAAEVVLVLSDRPAAGGLATARDHGTPARAIPSRDFPDRPAHETALMEAIDASGADWVVLAGYMRILGADFVRHYAGRMLNTHPSLLPKYRGLNTYQRALDAGDPLHGCSIHFVTEDLDGGPVIAQAEVPIESGDSPGELEARTKARERKLYPRIVHLAASGRLDTRDGDVLLDGRKLQRPLRLATDGETLE; from the coding sequence ATGGGCAGCCGCAGTGCCAAACCCCGCCTGGCGGTGCTCCTCTCCGGCCAGGGCAGTACCTATGCCGCCATTCAGGCCGCCTGTGACTCGGGTGCCTGCGCGGCCGAGGTGGTGCTGGTACTGAGCGACCGACCCGCCGCCGGTGGCCTGGCCACTGCCCGGGATCATGGCACCCCGGCCCGGGCCATTCCCAGCCGCGACTTCCCCGACCGGCCCGCCCACGAAACCGCGCTCATGGAAGCCATTGACGCCAGCGGTGCCGACTGGGTGGTGCTGGCCGGCTACATGCGGATACTGGGCGCGGATTTCGTCCGCCATTACGCCGGTCGCATGCTCAACACCCACCCTTCTCTGCTGCCGAAATACCGGGGCCTGAATACCTATCAACGGGCCCTGGACGCCGGCGACCCGCTGCACGGCTGCAGCATTCACTTCGTTACCGAGGATCTGGATGGCGGCCCGGTGATTGCCCAGGCAGAGGTTCCCATCGAAAGCGGGGACAGCCCCGGGGAACTTGAGGCGCGCACCAAAGCCAGAGAAAGAAAGCTCTATCCCCGAATCGTTCACCTGGCGGCCAGTGGCCGGCTGGACACCCGGGATGGTGATGTCCTGCTGGATGGCCGTAAACTGCAACGACCACTGCGCCTGGCCACGGATGGAGAGACCCTGGAATGA